In uncultured Cohaesibacter sp., a genomic segment contains:
- a CDS encoding heme-degrading domain-containing protein has translation MNKLTELNDTELLAAISAHEDSLRFDDFSIAIAHKLGNRLVQLAAERSLPIAVDISCAGHCLFHMATEGATPDNAEWIARKNRVVNRFHHSSLYMGVSCRIAGRSLEERYILPPHQYAAHGGAFPLRLKSGVVIGTITVSGLPQLDDHALVIEVLREHLEQ, from the coding sequence TTGAACAAGTTGACTGAACTGAACGACACCGAACTGCTGGCCGCCATTTCCGCGCATGAGGACAGTCTTCGTTTTGACGACTTTTCGATTGCCATCGCGCACAAGCTGGGGAACCGGCTGGTGCAGCTGGCAGCGGAGCGTTCGCTACCCATCGCAGTGGACATCAGCTGCGCCGGGCACTGCCTGTTCCACATGGCGACCGAGGGCGCAACGCCAGACAACGCCGAATGGATCGCCCGCAAGAACCGGGTCGTCAACCGCTTCCATCACAGCTCCCTCTATATGGGTGTATCTTGCCGGATAGCTGGCCGCAGCCTTGAGGAACGCTATATCCTGCCGCCGCATCAGTATGCAGCGCACGGCGGTGCCTTTCCGCTCCGGCTCAAGAGCGGGGTCGTGATTGGTACCATAACCGTATCGGGCCTGCCGCAGCTCGATGACCACGCGTTGGTGATCGAGGTTCTGCGTGAACATCTCGAACAGTAG
- a CDS encoding IlvD/Edd family dehydratase, with the protein MSSNNKRRPLRSELWFNDLSNPEMTAIYIERYLNYGMTLEELQSGKPIIGIAQTGSDLSPCNRHHLELTKRVRDGIRTAGGIPMEIPVHPIQETGKRPTAMLDRNLAYLGLVEALHGYPIDAVVLNIGCDKTTPALLMAAATVNIPAIALSVGPMLNGWYKGQRSGSGSIIWEARQQFAAGAIDAKQFLQMAASSAPSVGYCNTMGTASTMNSLAEALGMQLPGSASIPAPYRERSQISYEVGERIVDMVFEDLKPADIMTREAFENAIVINSAIGGSTNAPIHLNAVARHLGVELTNEDWDSIGYDIPLLSNVQPAGDYLGEDFYRAGGLPAVIGELLRAGLIPHPDVITVTGKPFRELYQDCQIEEQEVIRPVSAPLTAKAGFLNLSGNLFDTAIMKTSVIDDEFRNRYLSNPEDPNAFEGPAFVFDGPEDFHKRIDDPELGITAHSILVMRGAGPIGYPGGAEVVNMRPPSYLIKQDVHAMPCIGDGRQSGTSGSASILNVSPEAAAGGNLAIIRDGDRLRVDLNKRTVMLQVSDEEIAKRREALLASGGPVVPESQTPWQALFRQHVRPFSEGMIMEGADSFRNIGNTKIPRHSH; encoded by the coding sequence ATGTCCAGCAACAACAAACGCCGCCCGCTCCGCTCGGAACTCTGGTTCAACGACCTCTCCAATCCCGAGATGACGGCGATCTATATCGAACGCTACCTCAACTATGGCATGACCCTTGAGGAACTGCAGTCGGGCAAGCCGATCATCGGCATCGCCCAGACCGGCTCGGACCTTTCGCCCTGCAACCGGCATCATCTGGAACTGACCAAGCGGGTGCGCGACGGCATCCGCACCGCAGGCGGCATCCCGATGGAGATCCCGGTGCATCCGATCCAGGAGACCGGCAAGCGACCAACCGCCATGCTCGACCGCAATCTGGCCTATCTCGGGCTGGTCGAGGCCCTGCATGGCTATCCGATCGACGCCGTGGTGCTGAACATCGGCTGCGACAAGACCACCCCTGCCCTGCTGATGGCAGCGGCAACGGTGAACATTCCGGCCATCGCCCTTTCCGTCGGCCCGATGCTGAACGGCTGGTACAAAGGGCAACGGTCCGGTTCCGGGTCGATCATCTGGGAAGCCCGCCAGCAGTTCGCCGCGGGGGCCATCGACGCCAAGCAGTTCCTGCAGATGGCAGCCTCCTCGGCGCCCTCCGTCGGCTATTGCAACACCATGGGCACCGCCTCGACCATGAACAGTCTGGCCGAAGCCCTTGGCATGCAGTTGCCCGGCTCGGCCTCCATTCCGGCGCCTTACCGGGAACGCTCGCAGATCTCCTATGAAGTGGGCGAGCGCATCGTCGACATGGTGTTCGAGGATCTCAAACCGGCTGACATCATGACGCGCGAGGCCTTCGAGAACGCCATCGTCATCAACTCGGCCATTGGCGGCTCGACCAACGCGCCCATTCACCTCAACGCCGTCGCCCGCCACCTTGGCGTCGAGCTGACCAACGAAGACTGGGACAGCATCGGCTATGACATTCCGCTGCTATCCAACGTGCAGCCTGCCGGGGACTATCTCGGCGAGGACTTCTACCGGGCAGGCGGACTGCCAGCAGTGATCGGCGAGCTGCTGCGCGCAGGTCTCATCCCGCATCCTGACGTTATCACCGTCACGGGCAAGCCCTTCAGGGAACTCTATCAGGATTGCCAGATCGAGGAACAGGAAGTCATCCGTCCGGTCAGTGCCCCCCTCACCGCCAAGGCCGGGTTCCTCAATCTGAGCGGCAACCTGTTCGATACCGCCATCATGAAAACCTCGGTGATTGATGACGAATTCCGCAACCGCTATCTGTCCAACCCGGAGGATCCCAACGCTTTTGAAGGTCCGGCCTTCGTGTTCGACGGTCCGGAAGACTTCCACAAGCGGATCGATGACCCCGAGCTCGGCATTACAGCCCACAGCATCCTGGTCATGCGCGGCGCAGGCCCGATCGGCTACCCCGGTGGTGCCGAAGTGGTCAACATGCGTCCACCGTCCTATCTGATCAAGCAGGACGTCCACGCCATGCCATGCATCGGCGACGGCAGACAGTCGGGCACCTCCGGGTCCGCCTCGATCCTCAATGTCTCGCCGGAAGCGGCAGCCGGTGGCAACCTTGCCATCATCAGGGACGGTGATCGCCTGCGCGTTGATCTCAACAAGCGAACGGTCATGCTTCAGGTCTCTGACGAGGAAATCGCCAAGCGGCGCGAAGCGCTGCTCGCAAGCGGCGGCCCGGTCGTGCCGGAAAGCCAGACCCCGTGGCAGGCGCTGTTCCGTCAACATGTCCGTCCCTTCTCCGAGGGCATGATCATGGAAGGTGCAGACAGCTTTCGGAACATTGGCAACACCAAGATTCCACGCCACAGCCACTAA
- a CDS encoding LysR family transcriptional regulator — protein sequence MQIKLLQTFKAVMETGSTLSAAKELHVTQSAVSRRIAQLEEELGLSLFVRDRGRLAPTKECLLLKNEIFGIADKGNQLSELARELRQGNSTEITLRIAVPASLTLSIIPRILNEYLEIHDRVRMELLTGPYDSIERMLADGRAEIGFLRIPVLMQGLKVTPIITARTVCVMRKDHPLAEKPHISFEDLKDVPLILLGRRRMPRREVDETFWQAGLVPNIRVEAHSVMSACSLAASGLGVTLVNELMAKDYDHLSVTFRPVKPELPHRFAFAVNEKTPISNAAQSFMDLCDIRFKELLQADR from the coding sequence TTGCAGATCAAGCTTTTGCAAACCTTCAAGGCCGTCATGGAAACAGGCTCGACTCTCAGCGCAGCCAAGGAGCTGCATGTTACCCAGTCGGCGGTGTCACGTCGGATTGCCCAGCTGGAAGAGGAACTTGGCCTCTCCCTGTTTGTTCGGGACCGGGGCAGGTTGGCACCCACGAAAGAGTGTCTGCTGCTGAAAAACGAGATTTTCGGCATCGCCGACAAGGGCAATCAACTTTCCGAACTGGCCCGTGAGCTGCGGCAGGGAAACTCGACCGAAATCACTCTGCGCATTGCCGTTCCGGCCAGCCTCACCTTGTCGATCATACCCCGCATCCTCAATGAATATCTCGAAATCCACGACCGGGTCAGGATGGAGTTGCTCACCGGGCCCTATGATTCCATCGAGCGGATGCTCGCCGACGGCAGAGCGGAAATCGGCTTTCTGCGCATCCCGGTTCTCATGCAGGGGTTGAAGGTGACACCGATCATCACCGCCCGAACGGTCTGTGTCATGCGCAAGGATCACCCGTTGGCCGAGAAACCCCATATCAGCTTCGAGGACCTCAAGGATGTGCCGCTGATCCTTTTGGGGCGGCGGAGGATGCCGCGTCGGGAAGTTGATGAAACCTTCTGGCAGGCCGGGCTTGTACCGAATATTCGGGTGGAAGCCCACTCGGTGATGAGTGCCTGTTCTCTCGCGGCCAGTGGGTTGGGGGTGACGCTGGTCAATGAACTGATGGCCAAGGATTATGACCATCTCTCAGTGACCTTCCGACCCGTCAAGCCGGAACTGCCCCACCGCTTTGCCTTCGCGGTCAACGAAAAGACGCCGATCTCCAACGCCGCCCAGAGCTTCATGGATCTGTGCGATATCCGCTTCAAGGAGCTGTTGCAGGCAGACAGATGA
- the eda gene encoding bifunctional 4-hydroxy-2-oxoglutarate aldolase/2-dehydro-3-deoxy-phosphogluconate aldolase, whose amino-acid sequence MDEQALIAKLKTGPVVPVINPPSVEACLAATDALVAGGAIAIEITLRSAIAPKALEACRKAHPDIVIGAGSVMDVERYDQAEALGADFTIAPGRCLQVEERAKGRSLVHVPGIVTPSEIIQARLDGFKLLKFYPSEAAGGAKTLKDFGHIFPDITLMPSGGITFDTLPGYAAIPIVLSVGGSWMYAKGGAYRTPEDMAEQMRLSLKAMLPG is encoded by the coding sequence ATGGATGAGCAAGCCCTGATTGCCAAACTGAAGACCGGCCCCGTCGTTCCCGTGATCAACCCGCCATCCGTCGAGGCGTGTCTGGCGGCCACCGACGCGCTGGTCGCCGGTGGCGCCATCGCCATCGAGATCACCCTGCGCTCGGCCATCGCCCCCAAGGCGCTGGAAGCCTGTCGCAAGGCCCACCCGGATATCGTGATCGGTGCTGGCAGCGTGATGGACGTTGAACGCTATGATCAGGCCGAAGCGCTGGGCGCCGATTTCACCATCGCACCGGGGCGGTGTTTGCAGGTCGAGGAACGGGCCAAGGGGCGGTCGCTGGTGCATGTGCCGGGGATCGTGACCCCGTCGGAGATCATTCAGGCCCGTCTCGACGGCTTCAAGCTTTTGAAATTCTATCCTTCCGAAGCGGCTGGCGGCGCAAAGACCCTCAAGGATTTCGGGCACATCTTCCCGGACATTACGCTGATGCCGTCCGGCGGCATCACCTTCGACACCCTGCCCGGCTATGCGGCCATTCCCATTGTCCTGTCGGTTGGCGGCTCCTGGATGTATGCCAAGGGTGGCGCCTATCGCACGCCAGAGGACATGGCAGAGCAGATGCGCCTGTCGCTCAAGGCCATGCTGCCCGGTTAG
- a CDS encoding ABC transporter permease, whose translation MSVFILRRLMQAVLVLAITSVVVFIGVYAIGDPLEILLPADATMAERAQVAASLHLNDPLPVQYWNFLQAALQGDFGRSFVFNRPALQVIFERLPATLELVTTSLILSLLIGIPLGLWAGVKPASRTDETIMTGSILGFSLPNFWQGMMLVMIFSVWLGLLPSTGRGQTGTILGIRTSYATWDGFVHLLLPAFNLAFAQIALVIRLTRTGVQETMPLDFVKYARARGISEKRILFVHILKTILIPIVTVIGVEFGSLVAFAVVTETIFAWPGVGKLIIDSINMLDRPIVVAYIIVIVTMFIVINLIVDILYSALDPRIRSIKK comes from the coding sequence ATGAGCGTATTTATTCTTCGACGTCTCATGCAGGCCGTGCTCGTGCTGGCCATCACCTCTGTCGTGGTTTTCATCGGCGTCTATGCCATCGGCGATCCGCTGGAAATTCTGCTGCCCGCCGATGCGACAATGGCTGAACGGGCCCAGGTTGCTGCCTCGCTGCATCTCAACGACCCGCTGCCCGTGCAATACTGGAATTTTCTTCAGGCAGCGCTGCAGGGGGACTTCGGTCGCAGCTTCGTCTTCAACCGCCCTGCCCTGCAGGTGATTTTCGAACGTCTGCCAGCAACCCTTGAACTGGTCACGACCTCCCTCATCCTGTCTTTGCTGATCGGCATTCCGCTCGGTCTCTGGGCGGGCGTCAAACCGGCTTCGCGCACGGACGAGACCATCATGACCGGGTCCATCCTCGGCTTCTCGCTCCCCAACTTCTGGCAGGGCATGATGCTGGTGATGATCTTTTCGGTCTGGCTTGGTCTGTTGCCATCCACCGGGCGCGGTCAGACCGGCACCATTCTGGGCATCCGGACAAGCTATGCAACATGGGACGGATTTGTGCATCTGTTGCTGCCAGCCTTCAATCTGGCCTTTGCCCAGATTGCACTGGTCATCCGCCTGACGCGCACCGGCGTGCAGGAAACCATGCCGCTTGATTTCGTCAAATATGCCCGCGCCCGCGGCATCAGCGAAAAGCGCATCCTGTTCGTGCACATTCTCAAGACGATCCTCATTCCCATCGTGACCGTCATCGGTGTGGAGTTTGGGTCGCTGGTGGCCTTTGCGGTTGTCACCGAAACCATTTTCGCCTGGCCCGGGGTTGGCAAGCTGATCATCGATTCCATCAACATGCTCGATCGACCGATCGTCGTTGCCTACATCATCGTGATCGTCACCATGTTCATCGTCATCAATCTGATTGTCGACATTCTCTATTCGGCACTCGACCCTCGCATCCGGAGCATAAAGAAATGA
- a CDS encoding aspartate/glutamate racemase family protein, with translation MKICVINPNTTSSMTATIADAARGVAAPATEIVAATASTGPVSIEGYYDEALAVPGLLMELARAEKQGAEAAIIACFDDTGLDAARALVNIPVLGICQAALASAAFIAQRYTVITTMERSRIPITELVRRYGHAERCNVRAADISVLSLEDPNSNARDRLRSEIATSLLEDRTEAIVLGCAGMAELASSLRTEFGLPVIDGVAAAVKQAEGLIALGLSTSKQGAYAAPVTKPFTGMLSSFSPATLAGS, from the coding sequence ATGAAGATTTGCGTGATCAACCCCAACACGACCAGTTCCATGACGGCGACCATTGCCGACGCTGCCAGAGGCGTCGCGGCACCGGCAACGGAGATTGTCGCCGCCACGGCCTCCACCGGGCCGGTCTCCATCGAGGGCTATTATGACGAGGCGCTGGCGGTGCCCGGGCTGTTGATGGAGTTGGCAAGGGCTGAGAAACAGGGGGCAGAGGCCGCTATCATCGCCTGCTTTGACGACACGGGCCTCGATGCGGCGCGGGCTCTGGTGAACATCCCGGTGCTCGGCATCTGTCAGGCGGCCCTTGCTTCGGCTGCCTTCATCGCCCAGCGCTACACGGTGATCACCACCATGGAGCGCTCCCGCATTCCCATCACCGAGCTGGTGCGGCGCTATGGTCACGCCGAGCGCTGCAATGTTCGGGCGGCGGACATATCGGTCCTGTCGCTGGAGGATCCCAACTCCAATGCGCGCGACCGGCTACGCAGCGAAATCGCCACCTCGCTGCTCGAAGACCGGACGGAAGCCATCGTCCTGGGCTGTGCGGGCATGGCCGAGCTGGCGTCGAGCCTCAGAACCGAATTCGGCTTGCCTGTCATCGATGGGGTAGCCGCGGCCGTCAAGCAGGCCGAAGGGCTCATTGCGCTCGGGCTTTCCACTTCCAAGCAGGGGGCCTATGCCGCCCCGGTCACCAAACCCTTCACCGGCATGCTCTCGAGCTTTTCACCCGCTACTCTTGCCGGGTCCTGA
- a CDS encoding ABC transporter ATP-binding protein, translated as MSNAAEIELASVTKQYGTTVAVDRISLKIAAGTYSCLLGPSGCGKSTTLRMIAGHEAISDGDIVFANKVVNDLPPAKRGTAMMFQSYALFPHLDLVDNVAFSLKMKGVDKTKRRAEALEMLSRMQLEAYADRRPEQLSGGQQQRVALARALITKPQALLLDEPLSALDPFLKIQMRAELKSLQASLGMTFVHVTHSQEEAMALADLIVVMNDGRIEQAASPRQIFEKPATPFVARFMGNHNVISGRISAREGERITLETAGGSHFIGIGAKAEAVETASIAIRTDHVRLADEATPGFGFSGFVTNVEDLGATVKLSVQGAGIETFTIVLRDADYFAKPVRTGDAVHLSWAETDTVVLGEVNAS; from the coding sequence ATGAGCAACGCAGCTGAAATCGAACTTGCGTCTGTGACCAAACAGTACGGCACCACCGTTGCGGTTGACCGGATCAGCCTCAAGATTGCCGCCGGAACCTATTCCTGCCTGCTCGGTCCTTCCGGCTGTGGCAAGTCGACCACCCTGCGCATGATTGCCGGGCACGAGGCCATCAGCGATGGTGACATCGTGTTCGCCAACAAGGTGGTCAATGATCTGCCTCCGGCCAAGCGCGGAACGGCCATGATGTTCCAGTCCTATGCCCTGTTTCCTCATCTCGATCTGGTCGACAATGTTGCCTTCAGCCTCAAGATGAAGGGTGTGGACAAGACCAAGCGCCGGGCCGAGGCATTGGAAATGCTCTCGCGCATGCAGCTTGAAGCCTATGCGGATCGGCGGCCCGAGCAGCTTTCCGGTGGCCAGCAGCAACGCGTGGCACTGGCGCGCGCACTGATCACCAAGCCGCAGGCGCTGTTGCTGGACGAGCCGCTCTCGGCGCTCGATCCTTTCCTCAAGATCCAGATGCGTGCCGAGCTGAAAAGCCTGCAGGCATCGCTTGGGATGACCTTTGTCCATGTCACCCATTCTCAGGAAGAGGCCATGGCTCTGGCCGATCTGATCGTGGTGATGAATGACGGGCGGATCGAACAGGCAGCCTCGCCGCGGCAGATTTTCGAGAAACCGGCGACACCGTTCGTCGCCCGCTTCATGGGCAATCACAATGTGATCTCTGGCCGCATCTCCGCCCGCGAAGGTGAACGCATCACGCTGGAAACGGCGGGCGGCAGCCATTTCATCGGGATCGGTGCCAAGGCAGAAGCGGTGGAAACCGCCTCCATCGCCATCCGCACCGATCACGTGCGGCTGGCTGACGAAGCAACCCCCGGCTTCGGTTTTTCCGGCTTTGTGACCAATGTCGAAGACCTTGGCGCAACGGTCAAGCTTTCGGTGCAGGGCGCCGGAATCGAGACCTTCACCATCGTCCTCAGGGACGCAGACTATTTCGCAAAGCCGGTCAGGACCGGTGACGCGGTTCATCTTTCGTGGGCGGAAACAGACACAGTCGTCCTCGGCGAAGTCAATGCATCATAA
- a CDS encoding ABC transporter permease: MVSEKRGREFYILAAFFGLFVLFLYGPLSAVFILSFQGPNGGLTFPLNGVSLHWFANLFETQAVGDFGGSFFRSFTLGLMVMVVTVVVSLLAGLAFRRKFRGATALFYLAIASLVVPSIIISLGIGVLFQQFGFQPAWYSSAFGAHLTWTLPFGVLIMFAVFNRFSPSYEEAARDLGASAWQSFVHVLLPMIAPSLIGVGLFGFTLSYDEFARTLMTSGTYNTLPLEIFGMTTNVTTPVLYALGTVTTLFSLLIIGTSIGFILSMNRRRKRK; the protein is encoded by the coding sequence ATGGTAAGCGAAAAACGCGGTCGCGAGTTCTATATTCTGGCAGCCTTCTTCGGCCTGTTCGTGCTGTTCCTCTATGGCCCCTTGTCGGCGGTCTTCATCCTGTCCTTTCAGGGGCCGAACGGCGGACTGACCTTCCCGCTCAACGGGGTGTCGCTGCACTGGTTTGCCAACCTGTTCGAAACCCAGGCCGTGGGTGACTTCGGCGGATCTTTCTTCCGTTCCTTCACGCTGGGGCTGATGGTAATGGTGGTCACCGTTGTCGTCTCGCTTCTGGCCGGGCTTGCCTTCCGCCGCAAGTTCCGTGGCGCAACGGCGCTGTTCTACCTTGCCATTGCCAGTCTGGTGGTTCCCTCGATCATCATTTCCCTCGGCATCGGTGTGCTGTTCCAGCAATTTGGCTTTCAACCCGCTTGGTACAGCTCGGCCTTCGGTGCTCATCTGACCTGGACCCTGCCGTTCGGCGTATTGATCATGTTCGCTGTCTTCAACCGCTTTTCGCCCTCCTATGAAGAGGCGGCGCGGGATCTGGGGGCCAGTGCCTGGCAGAGCTTCGTCCATGTGCTGCTGCCGATGATCGCACCAAGCCTGATCGGTGTCGGGCTGTTCGGCTTCACCCTGTCCTATGACGAATTTGCCCGCACCCTGATGACCTCCGGTACCTACAACACCCTGCCGCTTGAGATTTTCGGCATGACCACCAACGTGACCACGCCGGTGCTCTACGCGCTGGGCACGGTCACCACGCTGTTCTCCCTGTTGATCATCGGCACGTCGATCGGCTTCATTCTCTCCATGAACCGCCGTCGCAAGCGCAAGTAG
- a CDS encoding ABC transporter permease, translating into MSDAEANAPKALFSARSFSIASVSAYLQALPLAIILGAFLLLPIIMIVVVSFWDYDFASMYPDFVTFNYGETLGSWVTWKTYLNTLKYAVIVWAITLVIGFWVAYFLAFHIRTATMQTLMFLVCTVPFLTSNIIRMISWIPVLGRNGLVNTGLVNMGIVPAPVEWLLYSDFAVVLAMVHLYSLFMVTPIFNTLMRIDRSLVEAARDAGASGWQILTNVIIPLAKPGMAIGTIFVVTLVMADFITVQVMSGGQSASVALMMKNEMSLLQYPAAAANAIILLTLVLIMVAGILRIVDIRKEL; encoded by the coding sequence ATGAGTGACGCAGAAGCCAACGCACCCAAAGCCCTTTTCTCCGCCCGATCCTTTTCGATCGCCTCTGTGTCTGCCTATCTGCAGGCGCTGCCGCTGGCGATCATTCTGGGAGCCTTTCTGCTGTTGCCGATCATCATGATCGTGGTGGTCAGCTTCTGGGATTATGACTTCGCCAGCATGTATCCCGATTTTGTCACCTTCAACTATGGCGAAACGCTTGGTTCCTGGGTGACCTGGAAGACCTATCTCAACACCCTCAAATATGCCGTCATCGTCTGGGCGATCACGCTGGTCATCGGCTTCTGGGTGGCCTATTTTCTGGCATTCCATATCAGGACTGCCACCATGCAGACCCTGATGTTCCTCGTCTGCACGGTGCCTTTCCTCACATCCAACATCATCCGGATGATTTCATGGATCCCGGTGCTCGGGCGCAACGGGTTGGTCAACACGGGGCTGGTCAACATGGGCATCGTGCCCGCGCCGGTCGAATGGCTGCTCTATTCCGATTTCGCGGTGGTTCTGGCCATGGTCCATCTCTACAGCCTGTTCATGGTGACGCCGATCTTCAACACGCTGATGCGCATCGACCGCTCGCTGGTCGAGGCGGCGCGGGACGCAGGCGCATCAGGCTGGCAGATCCTGACCAATGTCATTATTCCACTGGCCAAGCCCGGCATGGCCATCGGCACGATTTTCGTCGTGACCCTCGTCATGGCCGATTTCATCACCGTGCAGGTGATGTCCGGCGGCCAGAGCGCCTCGGTGGCACTGATGATGAAGAACGAGATGTCGCTGCTGCAATATCCCGCAGCCGCCGCCAATGCCATCATTCTGCTGACGCTGGTCCTGATCATGGTCGCAGGTATCCTGCGCATCGTCGACATTCGCAAGGAGCTCTGA
- a CDS encoding PfkB family carbohydrate kinase, translating into MTPKSQKPILFVGALTEDSIFRVSGFARGSGKFLAEVATRNAAGMASSAATAAARVGGKTALWASVGDDAVGKELIRDLLAEGVDCGFVRTVEGGKSARAIIIVDETGERWIVVDYDPVTQSPPSSLPTSDFSQFQAVMCDVRWPGAAALALDAARAAGAMAILDADVAPRDVLLDLAGRATHLIASEPGASILCDQPITPKEAVTALNDKYGVVVCVTAGSDGTYWCPAEGGAVRHVSGPKVKVVDTLAAGDVFHGTIAQALCEGQPMEDAIRFASAAAALKCTVFGGRLGAPGREETIKLMKETYHG; encoded by the coding sequence ATGACGCCCAAGTCCCAAAAGCCCATCCTCTTCGTCGGCGCCCTGACTGAAGACAGCATTTTCCGAGTGAGCGGCTTTGCCCGCGGGTCTGGCAAGTTTCTGGCCGAGGTGGCAACACGCAATGCGGCCGGCATGGCCTCAAGTGCCGCAACGGCAGCCGCCCGCGTCGGGGGCAAGACCGCCCTCTGGGCAAGCGTTGGCGATGATGCCGTCGGCAAGGAGTTGATCCGGGACCTTCTGGCAGAAGGGGTCGACTGCGGTTTTGTTCGGACAGTTGAAGGGGGCAAGAGCGCCCGGGCGATCATCATCGTCGATGAAACCGGCGAGCGCTGGATCGTCGTCGATTATGACCCGGTGACCCAATCCCCGCCCTCAAGTCTGCCAACAAGCGATTTCTCCCAATTCCAGGCGGTTATGTGCGATGTGCGCTGGCCCGGCGCGGCAGCACTGGCGCTTGATGCCGCCCGTGCGGCAGGGGCCATGGCGATCCTTGATGCCGACGTGGCCCCAAGGGATGTGCTGCTGGATCTGGCCGGACGTGCCACCCATCTCATCGCGTCCGAGCCCGGCGCCTCGATCCTTTGCGACCAGCCGATCACGCCAAAGGAAGCCGTCACCGCGCTCAATGACAAATATGGCGTCGTGGTCTGCGTCACGGCAGGCAGCGATGGCACCTACTGGTGCCCGGCAGAAGGGGGCGCGGTGCGCCATGTATCCGGCCCCAAGGTCAAGGTGGTCGACACGCTGGCCGCTGGTGATGTCTTCCACGGCACCATTGCACAAGCCCTGTGCGAAGGGCAGCCGATGGAAGACGCCATCCGCTTTGCCAGCGCTGCCGCAGCCCTCAAATGCACCGTCTTCGGCGGACGCCTCGGCGCACCGGGACGCGAAGAAACCATCAAGCTGATGAAGGAAACCTATCATGGATGA
- a CDS encoding GntR family transcriptional regulator: MKNLKTSNQHADQEDRAKVIRDSLRDAIVDRRLSPGAKLSEAEVGALYDVSRTVARSALQMLTFEGLVTSERNKGAFVSNPSPEEARQIFTTRRLIETGIIQSAAERMTSEDFAAFRQQLEKETLLKANRGAQARREEIKASGDFHLMLADVAGNKILRKFMDELIARSSLVIALYGRTGTSSCGNDDHSDILDALEAGDILRATELTLHHIDHIEADLDLRSTDSLSLKEALLR, from the coding sequence ATGAAAAACCTCAAGACTTCCAACCAGCATGCGGATCAGGAGGACCGGGCCAAGGTCATTCGCGATTCCTTGCGCGACGCGATCGTTGATCGTCGGCTATCCCCGGGTGCCAAGCTGTCCGAGGCAGAAGTCGGCGCGCTTTATGATGTCAGCCGCACTGTCGCACGCTCTGCCTTGCAGATGCTGACCTTTGAAGGGCTGGTAACGAGCGAGCGCAACAAGGGGGCCTTTGTATCCAATCCATCTCCGGAGGAAGCCCGCCAGATCTTTACCACCCGTCGCCTCATCGAAACCGGCATCATTCAGTCGGCAGCCGAGCGGATGACATCAGAGGATTTTGCCGCGTTCCGGCAGCAGCTGGAAAAGGAAACCCTGCTGAAGGCGAACCGGGGCGCGCAGGCGCGTCGAGAGGAGATCAAGGCGTCCGGCGATTTCCATCTGATGCTGGCCGATGTCGCTGGCAACAAGATCCTGAGGAAATTCATGGACGAGCTGATTGCCCGTTCGTCTCTGGTGATCGCCCTCTATGGCCGCACCGGCACCTCCAGCTGTGGCAATGACGATCATTCCGACATTCTGGACGCACTGGAAGCCGGGGACATCCTGCGCGCCACCGAGCTGACCCTGCACCATATCGATCACATCGAGGCCGACCTCGATCTGCGCTCCACCGACTCTCTTTCCCTCAAAGAGGCCTTGCTGCGCTAA